Below is a genomic region from Candidatus Thermoplasmatota archaeon.
AAGTCGTACCTGGCTCGCGCTGTGTCCCGCAACTAAAGGAAACGCTCGAGGCCGCCGCGAACGCTGCACGCCGCGTTCGCGAGGGACACGGAGACGTGGGGGAGTTGGCGCACCTCACAAGCCGAGTCACCGAAGGAGTTTCCGGCCTCGATGCCGCCCTCACACTAATCGAGCTCACTCGCTCCGACGCAGCGAAGACCCCCGACCCTCTCGGTGCTGGTCAACGCTTCCTCGACACGCGGCTCGCGCGTCTACAAGCAGATTCCACGCCGGACGAGCTCCGTGCGAGCGCGACTTCACTCGAAGCCAGTTGGCGAACGGTGAAGGCCGATTTCCTGCCGATTCTCACCCGATCCGACGCGGCGGCAGCTCACGCGATCACTGCGGTCGAGTCGCTACCAGGATCGCTCACCGACAACCTGCGCGAGACTGCCCTCGCGCTCGCGAGGGAAGTAAAGGCGTTCGACCTCCAGAGTTTCAAACTGAAGAGCGCCCTCGCGACCGCGGAGTGGCTCGACGAAGCCGCGCGGCAAGCCCCACGCATCAGCGTCATTGCGAACGTCCCAGGCATCGAAGCGTCTCCGGAGTGGCGTACCCTGACGCGCGTCCTCGCCTCTCGCCACCCGCCAGCCGAAATTGAAGACGCCGTCCGCAAAGCCGAGGACCGGGCAGCGACCATCCAACGGAACTCTGCCGCGGAGCTGCAATTCAAAACAATCCTTGTTAGAGAATCCGTGCCGAACGAGTTGGCGAAGGCGGTCGAATCGACAATCGTGCGTCTTTGGGCCCAATTTCCGGAAGCGACGAAAAGCGATGATGCCCAGTTGATTGAACCGATTTTCAGGGAGATTATTTCGAGCGCTCGCGAGGGCAAGGCATTCCTCATCGAACACGGGGTCGGCCAGTATGCGCCGAACCTGTTCGAAAGCATGAACACCTTGCTTGAGCGCCTTCCACACGTTCGGGTGGGAGAAGCGCGGTCCATCTTGAACCGCATGAAGGAGCGAGTTCAACCTCTGCTTGAACTGGATCTCGCCAAACGAAAGTTCGCGGCGATTGAGCGCGGCGTGAATAATGACATCTTCATCCAGATCGAAAATGGCATCCTGTCAGGTATCGACATCCAGGATATCCGAGTTGCAACAGAAGCTCTGGTTAAGCTCGCTGACCGATTCGCCAAAGCGCCGCCAGAAATGCTCGCCGAAGAGGAAGGTCGACGGGGCCTCGTCCGCGCCAACCTCAGCCCCACCCAGCGGAAGAACAGATACCTTTCCGCTCTGATCGAGAACACGCTTCCTGTATTAGCGCGTGACCCGGAACAACCTAAGCGGAACCGCGACTCGGACCGCGACCGGTTTATAGAGAAAACCTTCCCGATCTACTTCGATCGGGAGGTTCTCGCGGCATGTGTCGGCGCTCGCGGCCCGGCGGAGTTCGACGCTACCCTCATTCGCGCTCATTCCATCGGCTACGAGCAGTTTAGAGATCGGTTCTACTTCCACCGTGGCCGCGCACGAGCACAGTTCGCAAAGAACGGGCCTGACTCCGACGCGATCAAGAACCGGCTACGTAAGGAGTTTAGCATCCTCGACTACGAAGCCCTCCAAGAGTGGATCAACGAAGGTGAACCCAAGTGACGCATAACGCCGTCATCATGATCGGCCACGGCGGCATTGGCCCAGGCCTTGAGTTCCTCAAGATCATCGACGAGGAACGCAAGCTCGCTGAGAAGACCGAAACCCAGTTCGTTGACACTTTCTTCCACGAGCTCGATTCGAAAGAAGCTACAAACGAAGGCATTGCCGAACTGGGCGGGACCGTGGTCCCCCGAGCGGTCGTATTCGATGCTTCCCACCAGACGCGCGTCAAACTGAAGAAGCAAATCAGGGATCAACAGATTCCCTACGTCCGCATCAGAGACCTCGGCCTGTTGACTCGAGGTTCCGAAAACCAGTGGTGGCTGGGATATCGCATTGCCGCCTTGCAGTTCGGCCCCTGGCTCGAGAACGCCCTCGGAAGTGGGCCGTCGGGTTGGGAGAACGTTCAGAACTTCCACATCTTCCACAGCACTGGCGGAGGAACTGGCTCTGGCGCATCCTCGTACGTTGCCGAGAAGATCCGTGAACTCCGGCCAGAGTCTAGAATTCTGTGCTACTCAGTCCTACCATCAGCATACGACGACGTGCACGGGGCCCCCCCACTCGCGCATTACAATACGATTCTGTCCCTCTCAACCCTGACAGGGCGCCAGCGACCCGAGTTCCTGCCCGACTTTCTCAGGACCGCAACAACCAGCAAAAAGGCAGCAGACCAGGTCGAACTGCCAAAGGTCGGGAAGCGGCGGCCGGCTGATCTCATCTTCGTGTTCCAAAACGAGGCCTTGGCAGGCGTGAACTCGTTGGTCACCCGCAAAGTCTCCGACAACCTGGGCGAGCTCAATACGATGATTGGCCGCTACGCATCGCATGTGACCTCGTGTGCGAGGTTTCCCGGCCCGCCGGGTTTCGATGATGAACGCGATATTGGAGACATTGTGACGTGCCTCCTTCGAAAGCCCCAACCATTCGTCATGGCAGCCGCG
It encodes:
- a CDS encoding tubulin-like doman-containing protein codes for the protein MTHNAVIMIGHGGIGPGLEFLKIIDEERKLAEKTETQFVDTFFHELDSKEATNEGIAELGGTVVPRAVVFDASHQTRVKLKKQIRDQQIPYVRIRDLGLLTRGSENQWWLGYRIAALQFGPWLENALGSGPSGWENVQNFHIFHSTGGGTGSGASSYVAEKIRELRPESRILCYSVLPSAYDDVHGAPPLAHYNTILSLSTLTGRQRPEFLPDFLRTATTSKKAADQVELPKVGKRRPADLIFVFQNEALAGVNSLVTRKVSDNLGELNTMIGRYASHVTSCARFPGPPGFDDERDIGDIVTCLLRKPQPFVMAAAAPIVPEYEKTDDSSVTELVEYALSSIYSLSGRALSPGEVDSLYVGARGDVTRDEMGVVVADARSHLGVGKEVKVPFNGCVQPSPGATRELWLAANCRSIGHLLGELTEEAQKEYVAGDHSDLVTVAMEWKELDSVLTTFQGFATSIQRGELGRRRS